GAGCGCTTTGAAGGACAAGCTGAAGGCCGACTTGACGGCCTCGATGAAGAGCAAGGACGAGGTACGTCTCCGGACGGTCCGCATGGCCCTGGCCGCGATCAACGTGGAGGAGGTCGCGGGCAAGCAGGCCAGGGAGCTGTCCGACGACGAGGTCATCAAGGTCCTCACCAAGGAGGCCAAGAAGCGGCGCGAGGCGGCCGAGGCGTTCGGCAACGCGGGGCGCAAGGAGCAGGCGGAGGCCGAGCTGGCCGAGCAGGCGGTGCTGGAGGAGTACCTGCCCGCGCAGCTGTCCGACGAGGAGCTGGCCGAGCTGGTGGAGGCCGCCGTCGCCGAGACCGGCGCCGCCGGGCCGCAGGCGATGGGTCAGGTCATGAAGGCCGTCAACCCGAAGGTCGCCGGGCGGGCCGAGGGCGGCCGGGTGGCCGCCGCCGTCAAGGCCCGTCTGGCCAAGTAGGCCCCCAGCGCTTGTCTGCGCCCCCGAGGGCCCTCAGGAGCCCCAGGAGACGAGGCCTCCTCCCACGAGCCACACCGACCCGTGGGCGGAGGCCTCAGCGCCTCTGAGCCGCCTCCGAGACTATCCGCGGCCGCCGCTCAGCCGTCCGGGGTGATGATCGGGCCGGCGTCGCCGCGCCCGCCGCGCCCGCCGCCCGGACCGTCGTCGTCACCGCCGCGCCCGTCGAACGGCCCGCCGTCGTCGTTGCCCGGGTCGAAGATGTCGAACGGGTCGTCGGGCCCTTCCTCGTTCTTCTTCTTCTTGGGCTTGGGCGCGCAGTTGTCGGTGCAGCCCTCGAAGCGCGAGGTGTCGACCGAGTGGAACTCGACCGGCTCGACCCCCTTCAACGCCTGGATCATGGAGTCCTTCCAGATCCGCCCCGAGATCGACGCGCCATACACGTACGGGTAGTACGTCCCGCCGATCGTGATCCCGATCAGCTTGTGCGCCGAGGTGCCGCGCGGGTCGCCCAGGCTGACGGCCGAGGACATGTTCGGGGTGTAACCGGCGAACCAGGCCGACATGTAGTTGTCGGTGGTGCCCGTCTTGCCGGCCGCGTCACGCCCGATGCCGCCGACCTCCGTCATCGTGCCCTTGGTGAACACCCCGGACAGGATGCCGCTGACCGCGTCGGCGACCTCCTCCTCCAGCACCTGGGAGCACTTCGGCTTGTACTGCTTGGCCTTGCCGAAGCGGTCCTTGATCTCGGTGATGGCCAGCGGCTTGCAGTACTGGCCGCGCGAGGCGAAGACGGCGTAGGAGCTGGCGATCGTGACGGGATCGACCTCGTTGACGCCCAGCGTGAACGTCTCGACCTCCGACAGCTTCTGCCCGTCGGCCCGCTTGACGCCGAGCTTCTTGGCCATCTTGACCGTGTCGCAGAGCCCGACCTTCTCCTGCAGCTTGAGGAAGAACGTGTTCACCGAGCCCCAGGTGCCGCTCTGCAGCGTCTTGAAGCCGCCGCCGCCCTCGCTGGAGTTGCGCACGGTGTGGTTGGGGTCGCCGACGTTCTGGTTCTTGCAGTTCTTGAACGTGCTGTAGCCGCCCGCCTGGTAACCCGCGGGGGAGGGGAAGCCGTCGTCGTACTTCAGGCCCTCCTCCAGCGCGGCGGCCAGCGTGTAGACCTTGGCGGTCGAGCCCTGCTGGAACCCGCGGCCGCCGCCGTGTGCGGCGTCGGCCACGATGTTGTAGCTCATCTCGTTCTTCTTCTTGCTGCCGCCGAACTTGCGGGAGGCGGCCATCGCCTTGATCTCGCCGGTGCCGGGCACGACCATGGCCTGCGAGGCCACGGGCTTGTCCTTGGTGCTGACGTACTTCTTGATCGCCTTCTCGGCGGCTTCCTGCATCTTCGGGTCGAGCGTGGTCTTGATCCGCAGGCCGCCGCGCTGGAGCAGCTTCCTGCGCTCGTCCTGGTTCTTGCCGAAGTCC
The nucleotide sequence above comes from Nonomuraea gerenzanensis. Encoded proteins:
- a CDS encoding transglycosylase domain-containing protein → MQAQRKDRSNPVLNVLRLVIAGAAAGVLAAAVALPAVGGAGMSTRSAVEALNLKPEELDEPPLSERTEITDADGKKIAQFYFENRQSVTLDKVAPIMQTALIAIEDFRFYQHGPIDVEGTVRALLKNVSSGGVMQGGSSITQQYVKQVLVNKAETPEEQAAAIAPTVSRKLSELRYAMAIEKKYSKNQILEKYLNIAYFGAGAHGIQAAAKRFFDKPASELNLVEAATLAGAVQNPARTDPNVGPESRERLLERRNIVLDRMAELKKITAEEAAAAKAKKLGYKDVKVPGGCEASKYPYFCLYVQYEILNNEDFGKNQDERRKLLQRGGLRIKTTLDPKMQEAAEKAIKKYVSTKDKPVASQAMVVPGTGEIKAMAASRKFGGSKKKNEMSYNIVADAAHGGGRGFQQGSTAKVYTLAAALEEGLKYDDGFPSPAGYQAGGYSTFKNCKNQNVGDPNHTVRNSSEGGGGFKTLQSGTWGSVNTFFLKLQEKVGLCDTVKMAKKLGVKRADGQKLSEVETFTLGVNEVDPVTIASSYAVFASRGQYCKPLAITEIKDRFGKAKQYKPKCSQVLEEEVADAVSGILSGVFTKGTMTEVGGIGRDAAGKTGTTDNYMSAWFAGYTPNMSSAVSLGDPRGTSAHKLIGITIGGTYYPYVYGASISGRIWKDSMIQALKGVEPVEFHSVDTSRFEGCTDNCAPKPKKKKNEEGPDDPFDIFDPGNDDGGPFDGRGGDDDGPGGGRGGRGDAGPIITPDG
- a CDS encoding GatB/YqeY domain-containing protein, whose amino-acid sequence is MSALKDKLKADLTASMKSKDEVRLRTVRMALAAINVEEVAGKQARELSDDEVIKVLTKEAKKRREAAEAFGNAGRKEQAEAELAEQAVLEEYLPAQLSDEELAELVEAAVAETGAAGPQAMGQVMKAVNPKVAGRAEGGRVAAAVKARLAK